One genomic segment of Catalinimonas alkaloidigena includes these proteins:
- a CDS encoding 3-hydroxyacyl-CoA dehydrogenase family protein, whose amino-acid sequence MKKICVLGAGTMGNGIAHVFAQHGFKLTLFDLNDKILENALSTIKNNLDRQIKKEIIMPDERDKALKNINLSTDLAESVKKADLVVEAVSENFEVKKSIFENVDELCSKDTVLATNTSSISITKLASYTKRPEQVIGMHFMNPVPVMKLVEVIKGYKTSEEVTHIIVELAEALNKIPLVVNDYPGFISNRILMPMLNEAIYSLYEGVAGVLEIDQIMQLGMAHPMGPLKLADFIGLDVCLSILRVLQDGFGNPKYAPCPLLVNMVNAGNLGVKSGVGFYDYRMSRKNPQLAPQFA is encoded by the coding sequence ATGAAAAAAATATGTGTGCTAGGTGCCGGTACTATGGGGAATGGAATTGCTCATGTATTCGCGCAGCATGGTTTCAAGCTTACGCTTTTTGATTTAAATGATAAAATACTTGAAAATGCACTATCAACAATCAAGAACAACCTGGACAGGCAGATAAAAAAAGAAATCATAATGCCGGATGAAAGGGATAAAGCACTAAAAAACATTAATTTATCTACGGATTTAGCTGAAAGTGTAAAAAAAGCAGACTTGGTAGTAGAAGCTGTAAGTGAAAATTTTGAAGTGAAAAAATCAATTTTTGAAAATGTTGACGAGTTATGCTCTAAGGATACGGTCCTGGCAACAAACACATCTTCTATTTCAATTACAAAGCTGGCTTCATATACCAAAAGACCTGAGCAGGTAATAGGAATGCACTTTATGAACCCGGTGCCTGTGATGAAATTAGTGGAAGTCATCAAGGGATATAAAACTTCTGAAGAAGTTACTCATATAATAGTTGAGCTTGCGGAAGCCTTAAATAAAATCCCTCTGGTTGTAAACGATTATCCTGGCTTTATCTCAAATAGAATACTCATGCCTATGCTTAATGAAGCCATTTATAGTTTGTATGAAGGAGTAGCCGGTGTTTTGGAGATAGATCAGATTATGCAGCTAGGCATGGCTCACCCAATGGGCCCCCTTAAACTGGCAGACTTCATCGGCTTAGATGTATGTTTATCTATTTTAAGAGTATTACAGGATGGATTTGGAAATCCTAAATATGCTCCCTGTCCATTACTCGTTAATATGGTGAATGCAGGAAATTTAGGCGTTAAAAGTGGCGTTGGTTTTTATGACTATCGTATGAGTAGAAAAAATCCCCAATTAGCACCGCAGTTTGCTTAA
- the gyrA gene encoding DNA gyrase subunit A — protein sequence MAEGANENIIPINIEDEMRGAYIDYSMSVIISRALPDVRDGLKPVHRRVLYGMLDLGLTHTKSHKKSARIVGEVLGKYHPHGDSSVYDSMVRMAQHWSMRYMLVDGQGNFGSVDGDSPAAMRYTEARLRRLAEELLADINKDTIDFQGNFDDSLTEPVCLPSKLPNILVNGTSGIAVGMATNMAPHNLTEVIEGIKKYIDNEEVSIEELMQSITAPDFPTGGIIYGYQGVKSAFETGRGRIVLRAKADIEETKTGKSQIIVTEIPYQVNKASMIEKTAAFVNEKRIEGISDIRDESDRNGMRIVYDLKKDAVPNVVLNNLYKYTQLQSSFGVNNVALVKGRPQTLNLKQIITHFVDHRHNVVVRRTQYELNEAEKRLHLLEGYLIALDNIDRVIEIIRSSQDPETARNSLMESFELTEIQARAILDMRLQRLTGLERDKIQKEYEEVQKQVEYLRQILAERDLRMQIIKDELDELKDKYGDERRTEIVHSAEDLSTEDMIPNEEMLITISHNGYFKRTNLGEYRTQGRGGVGSRGASAKDGDFTEHLFIAHTHNYLLIFTELGKVFWIKVYEIPEGSKTAKGRAIQNLINITPDDSVRAVINVSNLDDADYINNSFLVMSTKNGMIKKTSLEAYSRPRVNGINAITINEGDRLLNVALTNGKSEVILAVKSGRAIRFNESEVRSMGRTAAGVRGIALDDDQDEVVGMVCVNDLDKHLLVVSENGFGKRSLLEEYRITKRGGKGVKTMNITSKTGTLVSIAEVTDENDLMLINRSGIMIRLSVSELRVMGRATQGVKLIRLNKDDIITSVAKVDKLPDDIEEDNSEEEETK from the coding sequence ATGGCAGAAGGCGCTAATGAAAATATCATCCCTATTAATATAGAGGATGAAATGCGAGGAGCTTACATTGATTATTCAATGTCTGTAATTATTTCCCGAGCATTACCAGATGTAAGAGATGGACTTAAACCTGTACACCGCCGTGTTCTTTATGGTATGCTTGATTTAGGTCTTACACACACCAAGTCCCACAAAAAATCCGCAAGAATTGTAGGAGAGGTGTTAGGAAAGTATCACCCTCATGGTGACTCTTCAGTGTATGACTCTATGGTTCGTATGGCTCAGCACTGGTCCATGCGCTATATGCTGGTAGATGGGCAGGGAAATTTTGGTTCTGTAGATGGCGATTCACCAGCCGCCATGCGATATACCGAGGCACGACTCAGGAGGTTGGCTGAGGAACTACTTGCCGATATAAATAAAGATACCATTGACTTCCAGGGTAACTTTGACGACTCACTGACTGAACCTGTGTGTCTGCCGTCAAAGTTGCCGAATATCCTGGTGAATGGAACTTCAGGAATTGCAGTAGGTATGGCTACCAATATGGCGCCTCACAATTTAACTGAAGTTATAGAAGGTATTAAGAAATACATTGATAATGAAGAAGTTAGCATCGAAGAGCTCATGCAGTCCATTACCGCTCCTGACTTTCCCACGGGTGGTATCATTTATGGATATCAGGGAGTTAAAAGCGCTTTTGAGACAGGTAGAGGAAGAATAGTATTACGTGCTAAAGCTGACATAGAAGAAACAAAAACTGGCAAGTCTCAAATCATTGTAACTGAAATTCCTTATCAGGTCAATAAGGCCTCAATGATAGAAAAGACAGCTGCTTTTGTCAATGAAAAGCGTATTGAAGGAATTTCGGATATACGTGATGAATCAGATAGAAACGGGATGCGGATTGTCTATGATCTGAAAAAAGATGCTGTTCCCAACGTAGTGCTTAATAACCTTTATAAATATACCCAGCTACAATCTTCTTTTGGCGTAAATAATGTTGCGCTTGTAAAAGGCAGGCCACAGACGCTTAACCTCAAGCAAATAATTACGCATTTTGTGGATCATCGCCACAATGTAGTAGTACGCAGAACACAGTATGAGCTGAATGAGGCAGAAAAAAGACTTCACCTTTTAGAGGGCTACCTTATTGCACTGGATAATATTGATAGGGTTATTGAAATCATCAGATCATCACAAGACCCTGAAACTGCCCGCAACAGCCTGATGGAGTCCTTTGAACTGACTGAAATTCAGGCGAGAGCCATCCTGGATATGCGACTTCAGCGTCTTACAGGTCTGGAAAGAGATAAAATCCAGAAAGAATATGAGGAAGTACAAAAGCAGGTAGAATATTTGCGCCAGATTTTAGCGGAAAGAGATCTTCGTATGCAAATCATCAAAGATGAGCTTGATGAGCTTAAAGATAAGTATGGAGACGAGAGACGTACAGAAATAGTCCATAGTGCTGAAGATCTAAGTACTGAAGACATGATCCCTAATGAGGAGATGTTAATTACGATCTCTCATAATGGCTATTTTAAGCGGACTAATCTCGGCGAATACCGTACGCAGGGTAGAGGAGGAGTAGGCTCAAGGGGTGCTTCTGCAAAAGACGGCGATTTCACCGAGCACTTGTTCATTGCTCATACACATAACTATCTTCTGATTTTTACTGAATTAGGAAAAGTTTTCTGGATTAAAGTCTATGAAATTCCTGAAGGCAGTAAAACTGCCAAAGGCAGAGCCATACAAAACTTGATTAATATAACTCCTGATGATTCTGTTAGAGCAGTTATAAATGTTTCTAATTTAGATGATGCAGATTATATCAATAATTCATTTCTAGTGATGTCAACTAAGAATGGCATGATTAAGAAAACATCTTTAGAAGCATATTCAAGACCTAGAGTAAATGGTATCAATGCTATCACTATCAATGAGGGTGACCGTTTGTTAAACGTAGCGCTTACCAATGGTAAATCAGAAGTCATACTCGCTGTAAAGTCTGGAAGAGCTATTAGGTTTAACGAAAGTGAAGTAAGATCAATGGGACGTACTGCTGCTGGTGTCAGAGGCATTGCCTTAGATGATGATCAGGATGAAGTAGTGGGAATGGTTTGTGTAAATGATCTAGATAAGCATTTGTTAGTAGTATCTGAAAATGGTTTTGGCAAGCGGTCTTTATTGGAAGAATACCGCATTACTAAAAGAGGAGGCAAAGGTGTCAAAACCATGAACATTACTTCTAAGACTGGAACTTTAGTGTCCATTGCCGAAGTTACGGATGAAAATGATTTAATGCTGATCAACAGGTCTGGCATTATGATACGTTTATCTGTTTCTGAGTTAAGAGTGATGGGACGAGCTACACAGGGAGTAAAACTGATCAGGCTTAATAAAGACGACATCATTACTTCAGTAGCCAAAGTTGATAAGCTTCCGGATGATATTGAAGAAGATAATTCAGAAGAAGAAGAAACTAAATAA
- a CDS encoding tetratricopeptide repeat protein, with product MKKYTLSLILCLAVVVTSFGQNKNVRKAERALEDQELAEAKTLIDPTITDEQTKDDGKTWYIYGQVYQAIAEDSTNSVQADEPYQTALDAYRKAKELEDEGSVHYTFADQKIQEVWAKNINAGAEKYQEQDFESAIRNFDIAKMAMPEDTTAYIYGGISAQQSGNLDIAAENYAYLVDELDYKSEDFYNSLIYIYLVEKKDNDKAVEYLRKAQEAYPDNSDFLKREINVLIQEESFDEAEQKLSQAIEKEDDNAILYYNRAYLYEQMERGEDAIENYKKAIELDPNYFDANFNLAAYYFNQAAEILAEANNMDLKEYQERGEEIEGNAKVFFEKALPYLEKSKEIKPDDEKTLNTLQTVYTRLGMDDKAAALESELSGQ from the coding sequence ATGAAAAAGTACACTTTAAGTTTAATTCTTTGTTTGGCTGTAGTTGTTACATCATTCGGCCAAAATAAAAATGTCAGAAAAGCTGAACGAGCTTTGGAAGACCAGGAGCTAGCTGAGGCGAAAACCTTAATTGACCCTACTATCACTGATGAGCAGACCAAAGATGATGGAAAAACATGGTATATCTATGGTCAGGTTTATCAGGCAATAGCCGAAGATTCCACCAATTCTGTACAAGCCGATGAGCCTTATCAGACTGCACTTGATGCATATCGTAAAGCCAAAGAGCTAGAAGATGAGGGATCAGTTCATTATACTTTTGCGGATCAAAAAATTCAGGAAGTTTGGGCTAAGAATATCAACGCTGGAGCTGAAAAGTATCAGGAACAGGATTTTGAAAGCGCTATACGTAATTTTGATATTGCGAAAATGGCTATGCCTGAAGATACTACTGCTTATATCTATGGTGGCATTTCTGCCCAGCAATCGGGTAACCTTGACATTGCAGCCGAAAATTATGCTTATCTCGTGGATGAGTTAGATTATAAAAGCGAAGACTTTTATAACAGCCTTATTTACATCTATCTGGTTGAGAAAAAAGATAATGACAAAGCGGTTGAATATTTGAGAAAAGCTCAGGAAGCTTATCCTGACAATTCAGACTTTCTGAAAAGAGAGATCAATGTTTTGATTCAGGAAGAAAGCTTTGATGAAGCAGAACAAAAACTCTCACAGGCTATTGAAAAAGAAGATGATAACGCTATTTTATATTACAACCGTGCCTATCTGTATGAGCAAATGGAACGGGGAGAAGACGCGATAGAAAATTATAAAAAAGCCATTGAGTTAGATCCAAATTACTTTGATGCAAACTTCAACTTAGCAGCTTATTACTTTAATCAAGCAGCCGAGATACTTGCAGAAGCTAATAATATGGATCTCAAAGAATACCAGGAACGTGGAGAAGAAATAGAAGGCAATGCAAAAGTATTTTTTGAGAAAGCACTTCCTTACTTAGAAAAATCAAAAGAGATCAAGCCTGATGACGAAAAAACACTCAACACACTACAGACAGTGTACACTCGCTTAGGCATGGATGATAAAGCTGCTGCTTTAGAGTCTGAACTTAGTGGACAGTAA
- a CDS encoding transposase yields MKQSNLGTLSKKLYFSYRLRRQIIEKINIGLLTEYQVCEKYGVSLKLIRQWRRSYYKHRILSPLNSFPMKAKKSPQEEIKALKARLAATEKAYQDEKVKARAYEIMTVAARSRSLKNSSRFQSEKSLVPIGSPSDSQ; encoded by the coding sequence ATGAAACAGAGCAACTTAGGGACTTTATCCAAAAAGTTATATTTTTCTTACCGCCTCAGACGACAAATTATTGAGAAAATAAATATTGGCCTGCTCACTGAGTATCAGGTCTGTGAAAAGTACGGTGTATCGCTTAAATTGATTAGGCAATGGCGCCGTAGCTACTATAAGCATCGCATTTTATCACCGCTAAATTCTTTTCCTATGAAAGCTAAAAAGTCTCCCCAGGAAGAAATTAAAGCACTCAAAGCCAGATTAGCTGCTACTGAAAAAGCTTACCAAGATGAAAAAGTAAAAGCCAGAGCTTATGAGATTATGACGGTCGCCGCGCGATCGAGATCGCTGAAGAACAGTTCAAGATTCCAATCAGAAAAAAGTCTGGTCCCAATCGGATCGCCGAGCGACAGCCAATGA
- a CDS encoding IS3 family transposase, translating into MIREFPLHSVEKTCRLFGVSRSAFYKAEKRVNERCLQEALVLNEVRLIRKDQPKLGTEKVYLKIQPFLKEHAIKMGRDKLYDLLRAYHLLPKRGRSGSRTTYSKHHFYKYPNLVKDMDVLRPNLVWCSDITYIRTGNGWSYLSLITDAYSHKIMGWSLQPSLRAEGPVEALKIALSSIPRRIRADSPTRLIHHSDRGIQYCCREYVSLLEKHQVDISMAKESYENPIAERINGILKDELLRPGYPRFELAQKAIKKAVRIYNTERPHRSINMMYPVDAENLTGPIPRVWKKNGYRVKKKSQRNAAGEKKKMTINLS; encoded by the coding sequence GTGATCCGAGAGTTTCCTCTGCATAGTGTAGAGAAAACTTGTCGGCTGTTTGGGGTGTCAAGGAGTGCCTTCTACAAGGCCGAAAAAAGGGTCAACGAACGTTGTCTTCAGGAAGCATTGGTATTAAATGAAGTACGTCTAATAAGGAAAGATCAGCCAAAGTTAGGCACCGAAAAAGTATACCTAAAGATTCAGCCATTTTTGAAAGAGCATGCCATTAAAATGGGTAGAGATAAGCTCTATGATTTGCTGAGAGCCTATCATTTGCTGCCTAAAAGAGGCAGATCTGGCAGCAGAACTACATATTCTAAGCATCACTTTTATAAATATCCGAACCTGGTGAAGGATATGGATGTGCTCAGGCCTAATCTGGTCTGGTGCAGCGACATCACGTACATAAGAACAGGAAATGGATGGAGTTATCTAAGCTTAATTACCGATGCTTATTCTCACAAGATCATGGGATGGTCTTTGCAGCCCAGCCTGAGAGCTGAAGGGCCGGTTGAAGCACTCAAAATAGCTTTATCTTCCATTCCCAGGCGCATCAGAGCTGACTCCCCTACCCGATTGATTCACCACTCAGATCGTGGAATACAATACTGCTGTAGAGAATATGTGAGTCTGTTAGAAAAGCACCAGGTAGATATCAGCATGGCTAAAGAGTCGTATGAGAATCCGATAGCCGAGCGAATCAACGGTATTCTTAAGGATGAATTGCTCCGCCCTGGATATCCCAGGTTTGAACTGGCTCAGAAAGCCATTAAGAAGGCAGTCCGGATTTATAACACTGAAAGACCGCACAGAAGCATCAACATGATGTATCCTGTGGATGCTGAAAACTTAACAGGTCCTATCCCAAGGGTCTGGAAGAAAAATGGCTATAGGGTAAAGAAGAAATCTCAAAGAAATGCAGCCGGTGAAAAGAAAAAAATGACCATAAATCTATCTTAA
- a CDS encoding HARBI1 family protein has translation MDLLYHFAPIVEEHYRHHDMKGQRRKMVRYQERSDSSLTGPVNKLLFILSYMKENPNQAYHGVMFSMSQGKVSLWVNQLSFLLEEALKKMGKMPHREVNKFYNFLYAYVELVMFMDVVERRIGRSPDYQVQKDHYSGKKGCHTLKNLLIANLEGELIYLGETFEGSVHDKSMYDQAELKFPDHRIAERWHSLWVDLGFLGLKAEGVEVYMPEKKPKGKELSNFQKELNTLIASIRVKVEHAIAGVKRLKIIRNQVRIHGWQKRDRMMYIACGLHNLRCQRWAT, from the coding sequence ATGGATTTATTATACCATTTTGCGCCAATAGTTGAAGAACATTATCGTCATCACGATATGAAAGGGCAACGTCGCAAGATGGTACGCTATCAGGAACGAAGTGACAGTAGTTTGACCGGTCCGGTCAATAAGTTACTTTTTATTCTTAGCTACATGAAAGAAAATCCCAACCAAGCATACCATGGAGTGATGTTCTCTATGAGTCAGGGAAAAGTTAGTTTATGGGTAAATCAGCTATCTTTTTTACTTGAAGAAGCTTTAAAGAAAATGGGTAAAATGCCCCATCGTGAAGTGAATAAGTTCTATAATTTCCTCTATGCCTACGTTGAATTGGTTATGTTTATGGATGTAGTGGAACGCAGGATAGGCCGTTCACCAGATTACCAAGTTCAGAAAGATCACTATAGCGGAAAAAAAGGGTGCCATACTTTGAAAAATCTGTTGATTGCCAACCTTGAAGGAGAGCTTATTTACTTAGGAGAAACTTTTGAAGGTAGCGTACATGATAAATCCATGTATGATCAGGCAGAACTTAAGTTTCCTGACCATCGGATCGCCGAGCGATGGCATAGTCTATGGGTGGACTTGGGTTTCCTGGGCCTTAAGGCAGAAGGCGTAGAAGTTTACATGCCTGAGAAGAAGCCCAAAGGAAAAGAACTTTCCAACTTCCAAAAAGAGCTGAATACACTCATTGCAAGTATTAGGGTTAAGGTGGAGCATGCTATTGCTGGAGTAAAAAGACTAAAAATTATTAGGAATCAGGTCAGAATACACGGATGGCAGAAAAGGGATAGGATGATGTATATCGCCTGTGGATTGCACAACCTCAGATGTCAGCGCTGGGCTACATAA
- a CDS encoding aminopeptidase P family protein produces the protein MNSLKRFDMLTYQKRRQKLSEQFQDGLVLLFGNGESSMNFSDNWYPFRQDSTFLYYTGIDTPDLVMLIDLDGEKEILFGDDVSMDQIIWTGPLPTVAERAKMAGIKHSSSTKDLKVFLQKAQDKSRNIRFLPPYREERIHKLHHLLDIPISSINQKVAQDLIRAVIAQRSYKSNEEVNEMEKAINISNQMHLLAIQSAKAGMREYELVGKVKGKAIACGGDVAYPVILTINGQTLHNHYYGNSLKDGNMVLMDAGAENTMHYAADLTRTFPVSNKFSSLQKDMYNIVLDAYEHAVKSLIPGKPFRDIHLLAAEKLVSGLVALGFMKGKSKEAVEAGAHTMFFQCGLGHMIGLDVHDMEDLGEEYVGYDESVKKSSVFGLKSLRLGKALEIGQTITVEPGIYIIPELIDRWQAEMKYIDFINYEKLNSIRDFGGIRIEDNFLITKEGSRKLGDYLPLKAEEIEDLRS, from the coding sequence ATGAATAGCTTAAAAAGGTTTGATATGCTTACTTATCAAAAAAGAAGGCAAAAGTTGTCTGAGCAGTTTCAGGATGGTTTGGTCTTGTTGTTTGGTAATGGTGAAAGTAGCATGAATTTTAGTGATAATTGGTATCCCTTTCGGCAGGATAGTACTTTTTTGTATTATACAGGCATAGATACTCCTGACCTGGTAATGCTGATCGATCTGGATGGTGAAAAAGAAATTTTGTTTGGAGATGATGTCTCTATGGATCAAATTATCTGGACCGGTCCTCTCCCTACTGTTGCTGAAAGAGCTAAAATGGCTGGGATTAAGCATTCATCATCTACAAAAGATTTGAAAGTATTTCTTCAAAAAGCTCAAGATAAATCACGTAACATTAGATTTTTACCGCCCTACCGAGAAGAAAGAATTCATAAACTTCATCACTTATTAGATATACCTATTTCCTCCATAAACCAAAAGGTAGCGCAGGACTTAATTCGGGCAGTCATTGCTCAACGTTCCTACAAAAGTAATGAGGAAGTTAATGAAATGGAAAAAGCTATTAACATCTCTAATCAGATGCATCTATTAGCCATTCAATCAGCAAAAGCTGGAATGAGAGAGTATGAACTTGTAGGAAAAGTGAAAGGAAAGGCAATTGCCTGTGGAGGCGATGTTGCCTATCCCGTCATATTGACCATCAACGGACAGACTTTACACAACCACTATTATGGCAATAGCTTGAAAGATGGTAATATGGTTTTAATGGATGCCGGAGCAGAGAATACAATGCACTATGCCGCTGACCTGACCCGCACTTTTCCGGTTAGCAATAAATTTTCTTCATTACAAAAAGATATGTACAATATCGTTTTGGATGCTTATGAGCATGCTGTAAAGTCTTTAATACCTGGAAAACCATTCCGAGATATCCATTTGCTGGCTGCTGAAAAACTGGTCAGTGGATTGGTAGCGTTAGGGTTTATGAAAGGTAAATCCAAAGAGGCAGTTGAAGCCGGTGCGCATACCATGTTTTTTCAGTGTGGCCTGGGTCATATGATTGGCTTAGATGTTCATGATATGGAAGATCTGGGTGAAGAATATGTAGGCTATGATGAATCCGTAAAAAAGAGTAGCGTCTTTGGTCTTAAATCTCTTCGCTTGGGCAAAGCGCTTGAAATTGGACAAACAATTACTGTTGAACCGGGGATTTATATTATCCCTGAATTGATTGACCGCTGGCAGGCAGAAATGAAGTACATTGATTTTATCAATTACGAAAAGTTAAACAGTATTCGTGATTTTGGCGGAATCCGCATTGAAGATAATTTTCTCATCACAAAAGAGGGAAGCCGCAAATTAGGGGACTATCTTCCATTAAAAGCAGAAGAAATAGAGGATTTAAGAAGTTGA
- a CDS encoding alkaline phosphatase family protein, with protein sequence MFLFKSPSLLFKRCKYALSVIFLLSFILFPAFAQKQNATENIILITLDGLRWQEVFRGADPLLIAHADYVSDSSELKTLFWKNAINERREALMPFFTKVIEKEGQLYGNRDANSKANLTNTYWFSYPGYNEILSGFGDQRIDSNDKKPNRNQTVLEYINQKERYKDKVAAFGSWDVFPYIINEARSGIPVNAGYENVEGNNLTELEKILNKLQPQLPGHWSTVRFDAFTHHYAMEYLQRAQPRVLYMAYGETDDFAHDGKYDEYLKAAHRTDMFIRQLWDFIQSTEQYKDKTTLIITTDHGRGTVPLDSWKSHGDDVKGSDEVWIAIMGPDTPVLSKEEIAGQYYTNQIAPTLAEFLKVNYQPAQKSGSPLSKAFKRNIRTGK encoded by the coding sequence ATGTTTTTGTTCAAGTCACCTAGCCTACTCTTTAAGCGCTGTAAATATGCGCTAAGTGTTATATTTTTATTAAGTTTTATTCTTTTTCCAGCTTTTGCGCAAAAGCAAAACGCAACTGAAAACATCATCCTGATCACATTGGACGGCCTTCGCTGGCAGGAAGTTTTCAGAGGAGCAGACCCATTACTCATTGCCCATGCCGATTATGTAAGCGACAGTAGCGAGCTTAAAACTTTATTCTGGAAAAATGCCATCAATGAAAGAAGAGAGGCGCTGATGCCTTTTTTTACCAAGGTGATTGAAAAAGAAGGACAGCTTTATGGGAACCGTGATGCAAACTCAAAGGCTAACCTTACAAATACCTATTGGTTTTCATATCCAGGCTATAACGAAATATTGAGCGGTTTTGGGGATCAGCGTATTGATAGCAATGACAAAAAGCCAAACCGGAATCAAACTGTTCTGGAATATATCAACCAAAAAGAAAGGTATAAAGATAAAGTTGCTGCCTTTGGATCCTGGGATGTATTTCCATACATCATCAACGAAGCAAGATCAGGAATACCGGTCAATGCAGGCTACGAAAATGTAGAGGGTAATAATCTTACCGAACTTGAAAAAATTCTGAATAAACTTCAGCCACAGCTTCCCGGACACTGGTCGACAGTACGGTTTGACGCCTTTACGCATCATTATGCCATGGAGTATCTTCAAAGAGCACAGCCCCGCGTCCTCTATATGGCCTATGGTGAAACTGACGATTTTGCCCATGATGGTAAATATGATGAATACCTTAAAGCAGCGCATCGTACTGACATGTTTATCAGGCAGTTATGGGATTTTATTCAATCTACTGAGCAATATAAAGATAAGACCACGCTCATCATCACCACGGATCATGGAAGAGGTACTGTTCCGTTGGATAGCTGGAAAAGTCATGGTGATGATGTTAAAGGTTCTGATGAAGTCTGGATAGCGATAATGGGTCCGGATACGCCAGTTCTCAGCAAAGAGGAAATTGCCGGACAGTATTACACAAACCAAATAGCTCCCACCCTTGCCGAATTTCTGAAAGTAAATTATCAGCCAGCGCAAAAAAGTGGATCGCCTTTAAGTAAAGCCTTTAAAAGAAATATCAGGACTGGTAAATGA
- a CDS encoding nitrilase family protein — translation MSDIRIAVAQFEPKDGDKTYNLSVIDKLTSEAKSKGAEVVCFHELSITAYTFLKDLTLVQIRSLSEKVPDGKSCQALIDIAKKHDVTILAGLVENDDESLFNTYVCVDGAGLKARFRKIHPFISKYLASGDEYVVFEIKGWKCGILICYDNNVIENVRATTLLGAEIIFAPHVTACTPSAMPGRGYVDDKLWQNRKKDPVPLRQEFDGPKGRGWLLRWLPARAYDNGVYYAFTNPIGYDGEHLKNGNAMLLDPYGEILSEVRSFEDAITTATLTKEKLTLAGGYRYRNARKPELYGEILSAAHQSKTKPVWMKND, via the coding sequence ATGTCTGATATTCGTATTGCGGTAGCACAGTTTGAGCCAAAAGATGGTGATAAAACTTATAATTTATCGGTAATAGACAAGCTAACATCTGAAGCTAAGAGCAAGGGCGCAGAAGTCGTTTGTTTTCATGAGTTATCAATTACCGCTTATACTTTTTTGAAAGACCTGACGCTAGTTCAAATCAGATCTTTGTCCGAAAAAGTACCAGATGGAAAAAGTTGTCAGGCGCTAATTGATATTGCTAAAAAGCATGATGTAACCATTCTCGCCGGTTTGGTAGAAAATGATGATGAGTCATTATTCAATACATATGTGTGCGTGGATGGCGCAGGACTAAAAGCAAGATTCAGAAAAATACACCCTTTCATCAGCAAATATTTAGCTTCCGGAGATGAGTATGTGGTCTTTGAGATCAAAGGTTGGAAATGTGGTATTTTGATTTGCTACGACAATAATGTGATTGAAAATGTAAGAGCTACCACATTATTGGGGGCGGAGATAATATTTGCGCCTCATGTAACAGCCTGCACACCATCAGCCATGCCAGGTAGAGGTTATGTTGATGACAAGTTATGGCAAAACAGAAAAAAAGATCCGGTTCCACTCCGTCAGGAGTTTGATGGCCCCAAGGGTAGGGGATGGTTGCTAAGGTGGCTTCCTGCTCGGGCTTACGATAATGGTGTCTATTATGCATTTACCAACCCAATAGGTTACGATGGAGAACATCTTAAAAATGGTAATGCTATGCTCCTTGATCCCTATGGGGAAATTCTAAGCGAAGTCAGAAGTTTTGAGGATGCAATAACAACAGCCACACTTACCAAAGAAAAGTTGACTCTTGCGGGTGGATATCGCTACCGTAACGCAAGAAAGCCCGAACTATATGGTGAAATATTAAGTGCCGCTCATCAATCTAAAACTAAACCCGTTTGGATGAAAAATGACTAA